In one Niallia taxi genomic region, the following are encoded:
- a CDS encoding thioredoxin family protein, which yields MNQISTTESFNEIINNGETNIVKFFTTWCPDCTRMDMFIPEIIEENADKKWFSLNKDELPELAEKYDVMGIPSLLVFKDGEKIGHLHSANAKTPEQVEEFLAPFKK from the coding sequence ATGAATCAAATCAGCACAACAGAATCATTTAATGAAATTATTAACAATGGAGAAACTAATATCGTTAAGTTTTTCACGACTTGGTGTCCTGACTGTACAAGAATGGATATGTTTATTCCTGAAATTATTGAAGAAAATGCAGACAAAAAATGGTTTAGCTTGAACAAAGACGAGCTTCCTGAGCTAGCAGAGAAATATGATGTTATGGGTATTCCGAGCCTGCTTGTATTTAAAGATGGAGAGAAAATCGGACACTTGCACAGTGCTAATGCTAAAACACCTGAGCAAGTCGAGGAATTTTTGGCTCCATTTAAAAAATAA
- the ppc gene encoding phosphoenolpyruvate carboxylase: MTTRLKVNENSTSLRRDVKRLGKILGEVLVHHGGQELLEKVETIRKLAKELRTNYNEDTYQTLKSEMENLERPMRRQVIRAFSKYFHLVNVAELNHRIRRRREYQLMENNLVQPASIDSAIQAFKSKNLSEDAIQNVLDTLSLELIITAHPTESTKRSILEIQKRIAGLLKQHDNPMLTRKERKLIDQELFEEITIMWQTDELRLTRPTVMDEVRNGLYYFDQTLFDVLPDIHQEVQDALHENYPTYNWNVPNFLTFGSWIGGDRDGNPNVTPEVTWQTLHKQNKLVLKKYTDAVISLMKRFSHSTNRIKASSKLIQSIVEEEQLYLTADSKWQVETEVYRRKFAVIVERLKATGKTEKGYTDSEELLKDLQLIQESFAIHQPKDHEQKDLQKLIRQVRLFGFHLATLDIRNHSGEHEAAISEIMKKVGIADDYSSLDEDNKMKILESVLKDPRPILLLNEDYSAQTQEMIKTFQMIRDAHKKFGKRAITVYLISMTQSASDLLEVLVLAKEAGIYRLHADGTVESHLNVAPLLETIDDLVAGPDIMQTLFELPVYKNHLIQHGNQQEIMLGYSDGSKDGGTLTANWKLYRAQREIHEMASRYKIGLKFFHGRGGSLGRGGGPLNKSILSQPAETLGDGVKITEQGEVLSSRYLLEDIAFRSLEQAISTLLKAFAHISNNELDQSQKDKWETAMEDISAVSLKKYQSLVFFDDDFMTYFKEATPLNEIGNLKIGSRPMSRKSKQTFEDLRAIPWVFAWTQSRQLLPAWYAAGTGLTAFADKDGKNIDILKEMYEKWPFFRSTIDNLQMALMKADLTTAREYSSLVEDEAIGTRIYNNIKEEYNKTKAILLEISGEAELLDHTPTIQESVHRRNPYVDPLNFFQVELIKQLRDQETPDPELLNQVLLTINGIAAGLRNTG, encoded by the coding sequence ATGACAACACGATTAAAGGTTAATGAAAACAGCACATCTTTGCGCAGGGATGTTAAGCGATTGGGAAAAATACTTGGCGAGGTGCTTGTTCATCATGGCGGACAAGAACTTTTAGAAAAAGTCGAAACAATCCGTAAATTAGCAAAAGAATTGCGCACTAATTACAATGAAGATACATATCAAACATTGAAAAGCGAAATGGAAAACTTGGAAAGACCGATGAGAAGACAGGTTATTCGTGCCTTCTCGAAATATTTTCATCTTGTTAACGTAGCTGAGCTTAATCACCGCATAAGAAGAAGAAGAGAATATCAGCTTATGGAGAACAATCTTGTTCAGCCTGCGTCGATTGACAGTGCCATTCAGGCCTTTAAGAGCAAAAACCTTTCAGAGGATGCGATTCAAAATGTCCTTGATACATTATCCTTGGAGCTGATTATCACAGCACATCCAACTGAATCGACAAAACGCTCTATTTTGGAAATTCAAAAGCGTATTGCAGGTCTCTTAAAGCAGCATGATAATCCAATGCTGACTAGAAAAGAACGTAAGCTAATTGATCAAGAGCTGTTTGAAGAAATCACTATTATGTGGCAAACAGATGAGCTTCGTCTAACAAGGCCGACTGTAATGGATGAAGTGCGAAATGGCTTGTACTACTTCGATCAAACATTGTTTGACGTATTACCAGATATTCATCAAGAAGTCCAAGATGCTTTACATGAAAACTATCCAACCTATAATTGGAATGTTCCGAACTTCCTGACATTTGGTTCATGGATAGGAGGAGATCGCGACGGTAATCCGAACGTGACGCCTGAAGTAACATGGCAAACCCTTCATAAGCAGAACAAGCTTGTGCTTAAGAAATATACAGATGCTGTTATTTCTTTAATGAAGCGTTTCAGCCATTCGACAAACAGAATCAAAGCAAGTTCAAAGCTAATCCAGTCTATCGTAGAAGAAGAGCAGCTTTATTTAACTGCAGACAGCAAATGGCAAGTTGAAACAGAAGTGTATCGCAGAAAGTTTGCTGTTATTGTAGAAAGACTTAAAGCGACTGGTAAAACAGAAAAAGGCTATACAGATTCAGAGGAGCTTTTGAAGGATCTGCAGCTAATCCAAGAAAGTTTTGCGATTCATCAGCCGAAGGATCATGAACAAAAGGATTTGCAAAAACTAATCCGTCAAGTCCGCTTGTTTGGTTTCCACCTTGCTACATTGGATATTCGTAACCATAGTGGTGAGCATGAAGCGGCCATTTCAGAAATAATGAAAAAAGTTGGCATTGCAGACGATTACAGCAGCCTTGATGAAGACAACAAAATGAAAATTCTTGAATCTGTTTTAAAGGATCCTAGACCAATTCTGTTATTGAATGAAGATTATTCTGCTCAAACACAGGAAATGATTAAAACATTCCAAATGATTCGCGATGCTCATAAAAAATTCGGTAAACGAGCTATTACGGTTTATCTGATCAGTATGACACAGTCTGCAAGTGATTTGCTTGAAGTGCTTGTACTTGCGAAAGAAGCAGGAATCTACCGCCTTCATGCAGATGGAACGGTGGAGAGTCATTTAAATGTGGCTCCATTGCTGGAAACTATTGACGATTTAGTAGCAGGACCAGATATTATGCAAACATTATTTGAGCTACCTGTTTATAAAAACCATCTAATCCAGCATGGAAATCAGCAGGAAATCATGCTTGGTTATTCTGATGGAAGTAAAGACGGTGGAACACTAACAGCCAACTGGAAGCTGTACAGAGCTCAAAGAGAAATTCATGAAATGGCTAGCCGTTATAAAATCGGCCTGAAATTCTTCCATGGACGCGGTGGTTCACTTGGAAGAGGTGGCGGTCCGCTTAATAAGAGTATTCTTTCACAGCCAGCTGAAACGCTTGGTGATGGTGTGAAAATTACAGAGCAAGGCGAAGTTTTGTCTTCTCGTTACTTATTGGAGGATATCGCGTTCCGAAGTCTTGAGCAGGCAATTTCTACATTGTTAAAGGCGTTTGCTCACATCTCAAATAACGAGCTTGATCAAAGTCAAAAAGACAAGTGGGAAACAGCAATGGAGGATATCTCTGCTGTATCATTGAAGAAATATCAATCATTAGTCTTCTTTGACGATGACTTTATGACTTACTTTAAAGAAGCAACACCGCTTAACGAAATTGGAAACTTGAAAATTGGTTCCAGACCGATGAGCAGAAAAAGCAAGCAGACGTTTGAAGACTTGCGTGCTATTCCTTGGGTGTTCGCATGGACACAAAGCCGTCAGCTGTTACCAGCATGGTATGCAGCAGGAACTGGTCTAACTGCATTTGCAGATAAGGACGGTAAGAACATTGATATCCTAAAGGAAATGTACGAAAAATGGCCGTTTTTCCGCTCCACTATCGACAATCTTCAAATGGCGTTAATGAAGGCAGATTTAACGACAGCGCGAGAATATTCTTCTTTAGTGGAAGATGAAGCAATCGGCACAAGAATTTATAACAATATTAAAGAGGAATACAACAAGACAAAAGCGATACTTCTTGAGATATCCGGAGAAGCAGAGCTTTTAGATCATACACCAACAATTCAAGAGTCTGTCCACAGAAGAAACCCTTATGTAGATCCGTTGAACTTCTTCCAGGTAGAGCTGATTAAACAGCTGCGCGACCAGGAGACACCAGATCCGGAACTTCTGAACCAAGTATTGCTGACAATCAATGGAATTGCTGCAGGCTTGCGTAATACAGGCTGA
- a CDS encoding MerR family transcriptional regulator: MNIYSIYEASQKLTTSPKTLKQWENKFKEILIIPRTKNGARFYTDKELSLLLEVKNLYKEKKNTTEVKKTLSMILQPKEVKAEKQVEQAEGIAELETPVNEIQVIEPEELVKKIDRIAEDGTQLQALMSSLEAYKHDFLHEVKQEIRNGIKQEVLESITTEIQAGKSETIEKLSTAFSEHQEAAKEDIEQISELVHTSTQKTTEDYTAIKHNIKKLSDLSKAERKTYSKQWTASTTSTKEIKSMVEHLSKSNTEINKTVEQLHKNDRILMEALRTEREQMSKEIKDREKSFQELVQSFRQTAVAEPPKKTWWKIWHK; this comes from the coding sequence ATGAATATTTATTCTATTTATGAAGCATCCCAAAAGCTGACGACAAGCCCAAAAACATTAAAGCAATGGGAAAATAAATTCAAAGAAATATTAATTATTCCGAGAACAAAAAACGGCGCGCGTTTTTATACAGACAAGGAGCTGTCTTTGCTGCTTGAGGTAAAAAATTTATATAAAGAAAAGAAAAACACAACAGAGGTTAAAAAAACATTAAGTATGATTTTACAGCCAAAAGAAGTTAAAGCAGAAAAACAAGTCGAACAAGCAGAAGGTATCGCAGAGCTTGAGACTCCTGTTAATGAAATCCAAGTTATCGAGCCAGAAGAATTAGTAAAAAAAATCGACAGAATTGCAGAAGATGGCACTCAGCTGCAAGCCTTGATGTCTTCACTCGAAGCATATAAGCATGACTTCCTCCATGAGGTAAAACAAGAAATCCGCAACGGGATTAAACAAGAGGTTTTAGAAAGCATTACAACAGAAATACAAGCTGGAAAGTCGGAAACAATAGAAAAGCTGTCTACTGCATTTTCTGAGCATCAGGAAGCAGCAAAGGAAGACATCGAACAGATTTCTGAATTAGTACATACAAGCACACAAAAAACAACAGAAGACTATACGGCAATCAAGCATAATATAAAAAAGCTTTCCGACTTATCAAAAGCCGAAAGGAAAACATATTCTAAGCAATGGACAGCTTCTACAACATCTACGAAAGAAATTAAATCAATGGTGGAGCATTTATCTAAATCAAATACAGAAATAAACAAAACAGTTGAGCAGCTTCATAAAAATGACCGGATTTTAATGGAAGCCTTGCGCACTGAACGAGAACAAATGAGTAAAGAAATTAAGGACCGGGAAAAAAGCTTCCAAGAGCTTGTCCAGTCATTTCGCCAAACGGCGGTTGCAGAGCCTCCGAAAAAAACATGGTGGAAAATCTGGCATAAATAA
- a CDS encoding CAP domain-containing protein, with product MKFKPVRTVLCMSLAAGMLTACNNNDNPIDTDNDIIETGQISNLKTDKNSNRYPHTQAIKIQDAKYEFKIVNRGAVPNGNANGYTNANTNNGTAQQTQRPTTNNIQQSQSAPAQPAPAAQQSPKKAADIASENKGSSEYVDAVISLTNKERQKAGLTALKAYPELNDVANVKAQDMNEKGYFSHTSPTYGSPFDMMRDFGITYKSAGENIAQGQRTPEEVVNAWMNSEGHRANILSKDFSHIGVGFEENGYQWVQMFVKK from the coding sequence ATGAAATTCAAACCCGTTAGAACAGTACTATGTATGAGCTTGGCTGCAGGCATGTTGACTGCATGTAATAATAATGACAATCCAATTGACACGGACAATGATATAATAGAAACAGGTCAAATTTCCAATTTAAAAACAGACAAAAACAGTAACCGTTACCCACATACACAAGCAATTAAAATTCAGGATGCGAAATATGAATTTAAAATTGTTAATCGTGGTGCAGTGCCAAATGGAAATGCCAATGGATATACGAATGCAAATACAAACAATGGAACGGCACAACAGACTCAACGACCAACTACGAATAACATTCAGCAATCTCAGTCTGCACCAGCACAACCTGCGCCTGCAGCACAGCAATCACCTAAAAAAGCTGCTGATATTGCCAGTGAAAATAAAGGCTCTAGTGAATACGTGGATGCTGTTATCAGCTTAACTAATAAAGAAAGACAAAAAGCTGGGTTAACTGCTCTTAAAGCATATCCTGAGTTAAACGATGTTGCAAATGTGAAAGCACAGGATATGAATGAAAAAGGCTATTTTTCACATACGAGCCCAACATATGGATCACCATTCGACATGATGAGAGATTTTGGCATCACGTATAAGTCAGCTGGTGAAAATATTGCCCAAGGACAAAGAACACCTGAAGAGGTTGTTAATGCGTGGATGAATAGTGAAGGGCACCGCGCTAATATTCTTAGCAAGGATTTCTCCCATATTGGTGTTGGCTTTGAAGAAAATGGATATCAATGGGTTCAAATGTTTGTAAAAAAATAA
- a CDS encoding LLM class flavin-dependent oxidoreductase, with protein MSKTLKNAKFSVLDLSPIIEGSTAGAAFKNSLDLAQHAEKWGYNRYWVAEHHSMPGIASSATSVLIGYIAGGTNKIRVGSGGIMLPNHAPLVIAEQFGTLESLYPNRIDLGLGRAPGSDQLTANALRRGGKRDGSDFPEMLEDLRQFLRPYEQTGLPVRAIPGEGLNIPIWLLGSSGFSAKLAAELGLPFAFASHFSSDYTIPALQTYHQNFKPSKVLEKPYVMVGANIIISETEEKAQYLATSSQQQFLSLIRGRPTQMKPPVENMDEIWSPYERSVVQQQLKSSIIGTQEIVAAKLEAFLKETQADEVIVNTALYSHQERLESFKLLKEIVM; from the coding sequence ATGTCGAAAACATTAAAAAATGCTAAGTTTTCTGTCCTTGATTTATCGCCAATTATAGAAGGAAGTACAGCGGGTGCTGCTTTTAAAAATTCATTAGATTTAGCACAGCATGCGGAAAAATGGGGATATAATCGGTATTGGGTTGCAGAACATCACAGCATGCCAGGCATTGCCAGCAGTGCTACATCTGTGCTGATTGGATATATTGCAGGAGGTACGAACAAAATTCGTGTCGGGTCTGGTGGAATCATGCTGCCAAACCATGCACCGTTGGTTATTGCCGAACAGTTTGGGACATTAGAGTCTTTGTATCCAAACAGAATTGATTTAGGGCTTGGACGTGCCCCGGGAAGTGACCAGTTAACGGCAAATGCATTGCGCAGGGGCGGAAAACGGGACGGAAGTGACTTTCCGGAAATGCTAGAGGACTTACGCCAATTTTTAAGGCCTTATGAGCAAACAGGCTTGCCTGTTCGTGCTATTCCTGGGGAAGGCTTGAACATTCCAATATGGCTGCTAGGATCAAGTGGATTCAGTGCAAAACTGGCAGCAGAGCTTGGTTTGCCATTTGCGTTTGCAAGCCACTTTTCATCAGATTACACTATCCCAGCATTACAAACCTACCACCAGAATTTTAAACCATCAAAAGTGCTCGAAAAGCCTTATGTTATGGTTGGGGCAAACATAATCATTTCTGAAACAGAGGAAAAAGCCCAATATTTAGCTACATCCTCACAGCAACAATTTTTAAGCTTAATAAGAGGCAGACCAACGCAAATGAAGCCGCCTGTTGAAAACATGGATGAAATCTGGAGTCCATATGAGCGGTCCGTTGTTCAACAACAGCTTAAATCCTCTATTATTGGTACACAGGAAATAGTTGCCGCAAAGCTCGAGGCGTTTTTGAAGGAGACGCAAGCAGATGAAGTTATCGTAAACACAGCTTTATATAGCCATCAAGAAAGACTTGAATCCTTTAAGCTTCTTAAGGAAATTGTTATGTAG
- a CDS encoding metallophosphoesterase: MKIRYILLALLLMFFPYKIAEAEELQNPTKAKLKILETTDIHANILDYDYKNQKRTIDFGLSRTASLIQKIRSQSENTLLFDVGDVIKGNALAEFIAKSNLLNLTDIHPAYKTMNLLEYDAATVGNHEFNYGIDFLMKSLTGADFPIVNANIYMDDHNNMEEDDLHFFNPYVILPQTIRTEEGKEETLNVGVIGLLTPIAAEWDKEYFKGNLIIKNMSETAAELVPKMKKEGADLIIALVHAGLQSDGALKEKQGNNVVDVSMVEGIDVLLFGHSHGLFPKNGEKNTDVINHQAGTINGKPTVQAGFWGNHLGIIDLTMEKRAGEWKITASKSQAKPIIRIINDKKVPVVSPYQPIEYLMKPYHEQTLEYIKSLKE, encoded by the coding sequence GTGAAAATACGATACATACTGTTAGCTTTGCTGCTAATGTTTTTCCCATATAAAATAGCAGAAGCAGAGGAATTACAAAATCCAACAAAAGCTAAACTGAAAATATTAGAAACGACAGATATCCATGCGAATATTTTAGATTATGATTATAAAAACCAAAAACGCACAATTGATTTTGGTCTAAGCAGAACGGCATCGCTTATTCAAAAAATTAGATCACAATCGGAAAATACCCTTTTATTCGATGTTGGCGATGTAATAAAAGGTAATGCACTCGCAGAATTTATTGCCAAAAGCAATCTTCTAAATCTTACAGATATACACCCTGCATATAAGACAATGAATTTATTGGAGTATGATGCAGCGACAGTTGGAAATCACGAATTTAATTATGGAATCGATTTTCTTATGAAAAGTTTAACTGGCGCTGATTTTCCCATTGTAAATGCAAATATTTATATGGATGATCATAATAATATGGAGGAAGATGATCTGCATTTTTTTAATCCGTATGTCATTTTGCCTCAAACTATTCGAACAGAGGAAGGAAAAGAGGAGACATTAAATGTTGGTGTGATTGGCTTGCTCACACCGATTGCAGCAGAATGGGACAAGGAATACTTTAAAGGGAACTTAATTATAAAGAATATGAGTGAAACAGCAGCTGAGCTAGTTCCGAAAATGAAAAAAGAGGGTGCTGATCTTATCATTGCCCTTGTACATGCAGGACTGCAATCAGATGGAGCTCTTAAGGAAAAGCAGGGGAATAATGTAGTCGATGTGAGTATGGTGGAAGGGATTGATGTCCTATTATTTGGACATTCCCATGGACTGTTTCCAAAAAATGGTGAAAAGAATACAGATGTCATTAACCATCAGGCCGGAACGATAAATGGAAAGCCAACCGTTCAAGCAGGCTTTTGGGGAAATCATCTTGGAATTATTGATTTAACGATGGAAAAAAGAGCAGGTGAATGGAAGATAACAGCATCCAAATCACAGGCAAAACCAATTATCCGAATCATTAATGATAAGAAGGTGCCAGTTGTTTCACCATACCAGCCGATTGAGTACTTAATGAAGCCTTATCATGAGCAAACATTGGAGTATATTAAAAGCTTAAAGGAATAG
- a CDS encoding cation diffusion facilitator family transporter, translated as MKDFFALLKNGNKSALYATVINTLIAAIKGTAFGITGNVAMFAETMHSLGDAANQFFVFIGSALSKKAPTKRFPGGFGRLVNLVLLFAVLIVGIMSYETIREGIDHLFHPTESTGFYLNIAVLALAVVLEFFVLMKAMKEIVKDEGVPSRGLSLFKNSFLYLKKANPATKLVFLEDIVATGGGLLAMLAVIIAQYTPFHQAEGLASIIIGIFMFFVVGRVFLDNAAGAIGESDAEMEGRIGIIAMADPDVRDIQDISVYKEGENFHVELSIELDSKLTVAQADLIRHRIEDQILEEKGVSDVIIEYDKDDGILKWKEPSNEIKTP; from the coding sequence ATGAAAGATTTTTTTGCGTTGCTAAAGAATGGGAATAAATCAGCACTTTATGCAACGGTAATTAATACGCTGATTGCGGCAATAAAAGGAACAGCATTCGGGATAACGGGAAATGTAGCGATGTTTGCTGAAACAATGCATTCACTTGGTGATGCGGCTAATCAATTTTTTGTCTTTATCGGTTCCGCTTTAAGCAAAAAGGCACCAACAAAACGATTTCCTGGCGGCTTTGGCAGACTTGTTAATCTAGTTTTGTTATTTGCTGTTCTTATTGTTGGAATTATGTCCTATGAGACAATCCGAGAAGGAATTGACCACTTATTTCATCCAACTGAATCGACTGGATTTTATTTAAATATCGCAGTACTTGCTCTTGCTGTTGTACTGGAATTTTTTGTGCTTATGAAAGCGATGAAGGAAATCGTAAAAGATGAGGGTGTCCCGTCTCGAGGCTTAAGCCTTTTTAAGAACAGCTTCCTTTATTTGAAGAAAGCAAATCCCGCCACAAAATTAGTCTTTCTGGAGGACATCGTAGCAACAGGCGGCGGTCTTCTCGCAATGCTTGCTGTCATCATTGCTCAATATACTCCATTCCATCAAGCCGAGGGTCTCGCTTCCATAATCATCGGAATATTTATGTTTTTCGTTGTCGGAAGAGTATTTTTGGATAATGCTGCTGGTGCTATCGGTGAAAGTGATGCGGAAATGGAAGGAAGAATCGGCATTATCGCTATGGCAGATCCAGATGTACGCGATATTCAGGACATTTCTGTCTATAAAGAAGGCGAAAACTTTCATGTTGAATTAAGTATTGAATTAGACAGCAAACTAACTGTCGCACAAGCGGATCTTATTAGGCATCGCATTGAGGATCAAATTTTGGAGGAAAAAGGTGTTTCTGACGTCATTATTGAATATGACAAGGACGATGGCATTTTAAAGTGGAAAGAGCCAAGTAATGAGATAAAAACACCATAA
- a CDS encoding iron-sulfur cluster assembly accessory protein — protein sequence MNVKVNRHAAKVMKQMLSKANEGEMLRVYITEHHGNHAHYDLKLDKQTENDEVVESDKEVAVLLDKNDSEFLDGIWIQYFHVPEPGFVIYNPNKESHSH from the coding sequence ATGAATGTTAAAGTAAATCGACATGCAGCGAAAGTAATGAAACAAATGCTTAGCAAAGCAAATGAAGGAGAAATGCTGCGTGTATACATAACTGAGCATCACGGAAACCATGCCCATTATGATCTAAAGCTGGACAAGCAAACGGAAAATGATGAAGTGGTTGAGTCAGATAAAGAGGTTGCTGTCCTTTTAGATAAAAATGACAGTGAGTTTTTAGACGGAATTTGGATTCAATATTTCCATGTGCCAGAGCCAGGCTTTGTTATTTACAACCCAAATAAAGAAAGTCATAGTCATTAA
- a CDS encoding thioredoxin family protein, whose amino-acid sequence MSNLKNWFDKGMSSHTYISSMQVNKDNLLKVYNEFSVPAKDIDSLKMLQTKGYKALILSADWCGDAMVNVPIFLRLANEALIETRFLIRDENLELMDQFLTNGTARSIPIIIFLDENDEVIGKWGPRAEIIQKEVDVLKKDVPAKDTPEYDAAFKSFIKAMVEQFINNEDWWTIIKNDLIESLTALDKK is encoded by the coding sequence ATGAGCAATCTAAAAAACTGGTTTGACAAAGGAATGTCATCACATACGTACATATCGAGCATGCAAGTAAACAAAGATAATCTTTTAAAGGTTTATAATGAATTTTCTGTTCCCGCAAAAGACATTGACAGCTTAAAGATGCTGCAAACAAAAGGGTATAAAGCGCTGATACTTAGTGCTGATTGGTGTGGGGATGCAATGGTCAATGTTCCTATCTTTTTACGCTTAGCTAATGAAGCATTAATCGAAACTAGATTTTTGATCAGGGATGAAAACCTTGAATTAATGGATCAATTTTTGACGAATGGAACAGCACGCTCCATTCCGATCATTATTTTCCTTGACGAAAACGATGAGGTAATCGGCAAATGGGGACCGAGAGCAGAAATTATTCAAAAGGAAGTAGATGTTCTTAAAAAGGATGTGCCAGCTAAAGACACTCCAGAATATGATGCTGCATTTAAATCCTTTATTAAAGCAATGGTAGAGCAATTTATCAACAATGAAGACTGGTGGACAATTATTAAAAATGATTTGATTGAAAGTTTGACAGCTCTTGATAAGAAATAA
- a CDS encoding HAD family hydrolase, whose amino-acid sequence MANYQALFLDIDGTILQPDDTMQDSTKEAVKQMKEQGLEVFLATGRPLHEIADIGEVLKIDSFIGYNGALAIYNGQDILKSPMSPDLVDLYIKIAHEKGNELILYTSSHNLLSHPENEMTKLFCKKFHLRSNKQYTEDQHANILGITVINLKEADIHLYESFPDIHLSQVNIEGFRHAYDVISDKVNKGMAIGEILKRLNIETKNAIAFGDGMNDKEMLSVVGVGFAMGNAHEKLFAYAKHRTTAVTDSGIYNGLKSLGLIKE is encoded by the coding sequence ATGGCAAATTATCAAGCACTGTTTCTAGATATTGACGGCACGATTTTGCAGCCAGACGACACGATGCAAGACTCTACAAAGGAGGCTGTCAAACAAATGAAGGAGCAAGGACTAGAAGTATTCCTTGCAACAGGACGCCCCCTTCATGAGATAGCGGATATCGGTGAGGTATTAAAGATTGATTCATTTATTGGCTATAATGGCGCACTTGCCATTTATAATGGGCAGGACATTTTGAAAAGCCCGATGAGCCCTGATTTAGTGGACTTATACATAAAAATTGCCCATGAAAAAGGCAATGAGCTTATCCTTTATACTAGCAGCCATAATCTTCTTTCACATCCTGAAAATGAAATGACGAAGCTGTTTTGTAAGAAATTTCACTTAAGAAGCAATAAGCAGTATACAGAAGATCAGCATGCCAACATATTAGGCATTACCGTCATTAACTTAAAAGAAGCGGATATTCACCTTTATGAAAGTTTTCCTGATATTCATCTTTCACAAGTTAATATTGAAGGCTTCCGTCATGCATACGATGTTATTAGTGATAAAGTTAATAAAGGGATGGCTATCGGCGAAATATTAAAAAGGCTGAACATTGAAACAAAAAATGCCATTGCTTTTGGCGATGGTATGAATGATAAAGAAATGCTCTCAGTTGTCGGAGTTGGTTTTGCAATGGGAAATGCTCATGAGAAGCTGTTTGCTTATGCAAAGCACAGAACTACTGCTGTAACAGATTCGGGCATTTATAATGGATTAAAGTCCCTTGGACTAATTAAAGAATAG